Within the Corynebacterium sp. sy039 genome, the region CTGCTCTACGCTGCCTATGGCTTGTTACGCCGGCTGTGCTGCCGCTGCCGCAGGTGCTGCCTGAGCAAGTGCTTTTTCGATACGCTCAAAATCATTGTCACCGAGCGCAGAGGACACAAACCACGTCTCGAATACACTCGGTGGCGCATACACCCCGTTGTCTAGGAGCGCATGGAAAAACGGAGCATAACGGAATGTCTCCGCCGCTTTCATCTGCGCAAAGTTATGCCCCTCGCCTTCAGCGAAACGAATAGAGAAAAATGTTGCGGCACGCTGGATATGATGTGCCACCCCTGCTTTGCTTAACGCCGTACTCGCCAAATCTGCGACCTTATCAGCATTGGCTCGGATCACATCATAGACCTCTGGTGTAGCCAATTCCAGGGACTTCTTCCCCGCCGCCATCGCCACAGGATTACCAGACAAAGTACCAGCCTGATATACCGGCCCTACTGGCGCTAGATATTCCATAATCTCCCGACGCCCACCAAAAGCCGCAGCAGGCAATCCACCAGACACAACCTTGCCAAAGGTGGTTAAGTCACCAGCAACATGATCAACACCAAACCAACCTTGATAGGAAGTGCGGAACCCGGTCATTACCTCGTCGAGAATCAACAAGGCACCATGAGCATGGGCGATTTCTTTGAGCTTGGCATTAAAATCATGCTGCGGTGCCACAGTACCCATATTGCCAGCGGCAGCCTCAGTAATAATGCACGCAATACTATCTGGATACGTAGCAAAGGCCTGCTCTACCCCTGCAAGATCGTTATAATCCACCACAATAGTATCGCCTGCCTGAGCACCAGTTACACCAGGTGAATCCGGCAAAGCAAAAGTCGCAACCCCGGAACCAGCTGACGCAAGCAACGCATCCACATGGCCGTGATAGCAACCAGCAAACTTAATTATTTTTGACCTGCCAGTATAGCCACGCGCCAACCGCACCGCCGACATAGTAGCCTCAGTGCCAGAGTTCACCATGCGGACTTCTTCCACGCTGGTTCGATTCACAATCAACTGAGCTAACTCCACCTCAGACTCAGTAGGAGCACCAAAACTCAACCCTTGAGCTGCTGCTTTAGCCACAGCCTCCACAATCTCTGGGTGTGCATGCCCAAGCAGCATAGGACCCCACGAACACATTAAATCTACATATTCATTGCCATCGACGTCATACAAAGTGGCACCGCGTGCAGATTTAATAAACCGCGTTTGCCCACCGACAGAACCAAAAGCACGCACTGGGGAATTCACTCCACCGGGGATAAGGTTTTGGGCGGCGTCGAAAAGCTCGCGGGAACGAGAAATATGTGCAGTCATGACTCCATTGTAAGGCAGAGGCGCGACATATAGTTTACGGCAACTATTGGGCAGCACTGTCTTTCTTTGGTTTTGCAAAGATACCGCTCACGATACCACCGATGAGAAAGAAAACGGCGGCCACTGCTACAACCACGATGATGAGCATAGGAATGTGGGCAATGCCAAAGGTCAACTCAGTATTTCCTGCAGCATTCTCCTTGGCATGGGCATACACCATCCCCCACAAACCTGAGCGATAAAACTCTTTATCGTTGGTACTGAAAATGAGGTAAAGGATTGTGCCTATCGCACTCGCCACCACAACAAGGAACGATAGCATTACTGATAATGAGAGACGTTTAATCATGATCAGACTCCTAATGTAATCGGGAATGGTCACGCAGTAGTGTGATTCCCCATGCTGCTACCACTACCACAACTACCCCAAAGACTACGCCATAACCCCATGTGTTAAGAGAAAATAGTGACGTTACCAGTGATGTCATCAGAACAACACTCATGAGGATTCCTAATCCTACCAATGCAGAAATTGGATTATCGTGCGCAGCTGGAACCAATATACCTGCTGTTGTTGTCAGCGGTATGCTGCTGACACATCCAAGGCATATCACCACGGTATGCAGCCCAAAATTACCGCTCAGAAATGAGCCTAAAATGAATAACAACGCAATGGGAATACACAGCCATACCAGGGCTTTTACCAGATAACAATACTCCCGTGCAGGGGAAATTACTCTGCTATACATTTTCCGCAACGGGCGCACTGTGGAATAAGAATAAATCCCCATGCACGCAATCAATTCTAATGAACACTCAGGTGGCAACATTCTGCTTTTAAGAATTGCCACATAGCCAAGCACGCTGAATAATACCGCAATCCAGGTTTCCTTTGAGCGAATAATGCTCATCATTATGGCTATCTCAACGCTCCTGGCTACTGATGTTTGCTGCGCAACAAGACCAGCGAAAGAAACACCAGGATAATGCGCCTTAAGATACATTCGAGTGCTTATTCCTAGCGGAGAATGTGTTACCACGGCAAAAGTTATACACACAGCAAAGGCGACAAAGAACACCAAGGTGCTTACTACCATGCCATTATGTACCAAAATTCTTGTTAAAACATTAGACCATCGCCAATAGTTTTCCCCTTTGCTAAAGGCAGTGGTGAGCGTCGATAAGCCATACGTAATATCAGCGCTAATCACTAACGCTGCCCCTACCGTTAGAATCAGAGCCACGTGGCTGCTTATTGCCTGCAATCTAAGAACGCGTGCGCCTTTCTCCAACAGGTTATATGCAATGATCAGGGCAAGGAGCAATAGGATAAATGGGTACACTATGCTCGTGAGGCTCTCGGATAGGGAACTGAAACCACACGCTAATGTCAATG harbors:
- the hemL gene encoding glutamate-1-semialdehyde 2,1-aminomutase; amino-acid sequence: MTAHISRSRELFDAAQNLIPGGVNSPVRAFGSVGGQTRFIKSARGATLYDVDGNEYVDLMCSWGPMLLGHAHPEIVEAVAKAAAQGLSFGAPTESEVELAQLIVNRTSVEEVRMVNSGTEATMSAVRLARGYTGRSKIIKFAGCYHGHVDALLASAGSGVATFALPDSPGVTGAQAGDTIVVDYNDLAGVEQAFATYPDSIACIITEAAAGNMGTVAPQHDFNAKLKEIAHAHGALLILDEVMTGFRTSYQGWFGVDHVAGDLTTFGKVVSGGLPAAAFGGRREIMEYLAPVGPVYQAGTLSGNPVAMAAGKKSLELATPEVYDVIRANADKVADLASTALSKAGVAHHIQRAATFFSIRFAEGEGHNFAQMKAAETFRYAPFFHALLDNGVYAPPSVFETWFVSSALGDNDFERIEKALAQAAPAAAAAQPA